One Campylobacter lari DNA segment encodes these proteins:
- the atpC gene encoding ATP synthase F1 subunit epsilon: MDNLIHIEVVTPLGMIYNDNVKSIVLPGSEGEFGVLKGHASLISSLKAGIIDIEKSDSTHELVAIDSGHAKVSETKVSVLAKGAVWVGGNSDSEIAKRLEEAKDLIKSMSSDSVALASTFAKMDNNVRQK, from the coding sequence ATGGATAATTTAATACATATAGAGGTGGTAACACCTCTTGGTATGATTTATAATGATAATGTAAAATCTATTGTTCTTCCTGGAAGTGAAGGTGAGTTTGGTGTTTTAAAAGGACACGCGTCTTTAATCTCTTCTTTAAAGGCAGGAATTATAGATATAGAAAAATCAGATTCAACTCATGAATTAGTTGCTATTGATTCAGGCCATGCAAAGGTATCTGAAACTAAAGTAAGTGTTTTAGCAAAAGGTGCTGTATGGGTTGGTGGAAATAGCGATAGTGAAATAGCAAAAAGATTAGAAGAAGCAAAAGATTTGATTAAATCTATGAGTAGTGATAGCGTTGCTTTAGCTTCTACTTTTGCTAAGATGGATAATAATGTAAGGCAAAAATAG
- the recO gene encoding recombination protein RecO, translating into MQGFILHTQSVKDEDLIVYLLSAKRIIKSYRFYGMRHSNILSGYKIDFELEESSRFLPRLKDVLHIGFSWILDRERMFFWQEFIRLFYWHLKDVEEIDSFYFELLEDCAKRFEKQDCKRVIVDAYLKILSFEGRLHKSFVCFYCDEYIQKNVVLVRAFLPAHKKCAFGYEFKAEDLAKFYENFNSSHFSDEYIDNLYKIIKEGF; encoded by the coding sequence ATGCAAGGTTTTATCTTACACACTCAGAGTGTAAAAGATGAGGATTTAATCGTTTATCTTTTAAGTGCTAAAAGAATTATTAAAAGTTATAGATTTTACGGAATGAGACATTCTAATATTTTAAGTGGATATAAGATTGATTTTGAGCTTGAAGAAAGTTCGAGGTTTTTACCACGCTTAAAAGATGTTTTACATATTGGTTTTTCTTGGATTTTAGACAGAGAGAGAATGTTTTTTTGGCAAGAATTTATTAGGCTTTTTTATTGGCATTTAAAAGATGTTGAGGAAATTGATAGTTTTTATTTTGAGCTTTTAGAAGATTGTGCTAAACGTTTTGAAAAACAAGATTGCAAGCGTGTGATTGTGGATGCTTACTTAAAGATTTTAAGTTTTGAAGGACGTTTGCATAAAAGCTTTGTGTGTTTTTATTGTGATGAATATATACAAAAAAACGTTGTATTGGTAAGAGCTTTTTTACCTGCACATAAAAAATGTGCTTTTGGCTATGAGTTTAAAGCTGAAGATCTTGCAAAGTTTTATGAAAATTTTAATTCATCGCATTTTAGCGATGAATATATTGATAATTTATATAAAATTATTAAAGAGGGTTTTTAA
- a CDS encoding MotA/TolQ/ExbB proton channel family protein — protein MDFQAIFHFFENTSLITYIVLAWLSVYFILSFSILFSRLMLINKWTQNESQALEALMRGEKDLSQSASILKKCVEIDETKMNIYKNSVEKKATIGLTWLSIIASTSPFIGLFGTVISILETFGGLEMQNSLSIIAPKISEALVATGCGILVAIPAYSFHLIIKRKAYELINILDSEIKVLVSSIKA, from the coding sequence GTGGATTTTCAAGCAATTTTTCATTTCTTTGAAAATACAAGCTTAATCACTTATATTGTATTAGCTTGGCTTTCAGTGTATTTTATACTTAGTTTTAGTATTTTATTTTCAAGATTAATGCTTATTAATAAATGGACTCAAAATGAAAGTCAAGCTTTAGAAGCTTTAATGAGAGGGGAAAAAGATTTAAGTCAAAGTGCGTCAATTTTAAAAAAATGTGTGGAAATTGATGAAACTAAAATGAACATTTATAAAAATTCTGTAGAAAAAAAAGCTACAATAGGATTAACTTGGCTTAGTATCATAGCTTCAACCTCTCCTTTTATAGGGCTTTTTGGTACAGTGATTTCTATACTTGAAACCTTTGGTGGTTTAGAAATGCAAAATTCTTTAAGCATTATTGCTCCTAAAATTAGTGAAGCTTTGGTGGCTACAGGTTGTGGGATTTTAGTAGCAATCCCTGCATATAGCTTTCATTTGATTATCAAACGCAAGGCTTATGAGTTGATTAATATCTTAGATAGTGAAATTAAGGTGCTGGTAAGTTCTATAAAGGCTTAA
- the tolB gene encoding Tol-Pal system protein TolB, producing the protein MKKILVFLFFCSVLFGQDATISVVNKGMQLPKIYIKDQSKLNDLDLKKSFYNMLVNDIKVSSNFEITQDEKQGDYIFSYILNKNGKLLDIDVEILAANETKTRFYEQILSIEEYPFLAHRSVAQMNKKLGFAPVDWMDHKILIARTQGNKQSDILLADYTLTYQKVLISKGLNLFPKWANKEQNSFYFTAYEDEIPTLYKYNMKNKNITKIIASKGMMVASDVSDDGKKILLTMAPKDQPDVYLYDVDSKNLTQITNYMGIDVNGNFVDDDKKIVFVSDRLGYPNIFMQNLDSNLTEQVVFHGKNNSSVSTYKHYMVYSSREVNQSGVFNLYLMSTQSDYIRQLTANGKNLFPRFSSDGESVVFIKYLGSQSALGVIRINANKAFHYGLKVGKIQSIDW; encoded by the coding sequence ATGAAAAAAATACTAGTATTCTTATTTTTTTGTTCAGTATTATTTGGACAAGATGCAACAATATCTGTTGTTAATAAAGGTATGCAATTGCCTAAAATTTATATTAAAGATCAGTCTAAATTGAATGATTTAGATCTTAAAAAAAGTTTTTACAACATGCTTGTTAATGATATAAAAGTAAGTTCAAATTTTGAGATAACTCAAGATGAAAAACAAGGTGATTATATTTTTTCTTATATATTAAATAAAAATGGCAAGCTTTTAGATATTGATGTTGAAATTTTAGCTGCAAATGAAACTAAAACAAGATTTTATGAACAAATTCTTTCTATTGAAGAGTATCCATTTTTAGCACATAGAAGTGTTGCTCAAATGAATAAAAAGTTAGGTTTTGCTCCGGTTGATTGGATGGATCATAAAATTTTAATAGCTAGAACCCAAGGTAATAAGCAAAGTGATATTTTATTAGCAGATTATACTTTAACTTATCAAAAAGTATTGATTTCAAAAGGTTTAAATTTGTTTCCTAAATGGGCAAATAAAGAGCAAAACTCATTTTATTTTACTGCCTATGAAGATGAGATTCCAACTCTTTATAAATACAACATGAAAAATAAAAATATAACAAAAATCATTGCTAGCAAAGGTATGATGGTTGCTTCTGATGTGAGTGATGATGGTAAAAAAATTTTACTTACCATGGCCCCAAAAGACCAACCTGACGTATATTTGTATGATGTAGATTCAAAAAATCTGACACAAATTACAAACTACATGGGTATTGATGTAAATGGCAATTTTGTAGATGATGATAAAAAAATTGTATTTGTGTCTGATCGCTTGGGTTATCCAAATATTTTTATGCAAAATTTAGATTCAAATTTAACAGAACAAGTTGTTTTTCATGGTAAAAATAATTCTTCGGTTTCTACTTATAAACACTATATGGTTTATTCTAGTAGAGAAGTAAATCAAAGCGGAGTTTTTAATCTTTATTTAATGTCAACTCAAAGTGATTATATAAGACAACTTACTGCAAATGGTAAAAATCTTTTTCCAAGATTTTCTAGTGATGGAGAAAGTGTTGTATTTATTAAATATTTAGGTTCACAAAGTGCATTAGGAGTTATTAGAATTAATGCAAATAAAGCCTTTCATTATGGTTTAAAAGTAGGTAAAATTCAATCAATTGATTGGTAA
- the fabD gene encoding ACP S-malonyltransferase, with protein sequence MNSAFIFPGQGSQSVGMGLSFYDNSKKAKELLDNASDFCKIDFKNLLFRENENLNKSEFTQMAIVLNSLMAYEALKEQANIEAKYSLGHSLGEFSALATQDAFDFLDVIALVNKRGKFMQEDCSKIEAGMMVILGLEDKVVEELCQKALSEEKSIFAANYNCDGQIVVAGLKPDLASYESEFKNAGAKRAMLLNMSVASHCPLLKNASLKLTKELEPVLKESFKSVVSNVNAKVYNDKNQALTLLSEQLIKPVLYKQSIKAIDKEVDFYIEFGASVLKGLNKKITQKETYALSKIEDIDEILKVIK encoded by the coding sequence ATGAATAGTGCATTTATTTTCCCAGGTCAAGGCTCTCAAAGTGTTGGCATGGGTTTGAGTTTTTATGATAATTCTAAAAAAGCAAAAGAATTGTTAGATAATGCTAGTGATTTTTGTAAAATTGATTTTAAAAATTTGCTTTTTAGGGAAAATGAAAATTTAAATAAAAGTGAATTTACGCAAATGGCCATAGTTTTAAATTCATTAATGGCTTATGAAGCGTTAAAAGAGCAAGCTAATATAGAAGCTAAGTATAGCTTGGGTCATTCGTTAGGAGAATTTAGTGCTTTGGCAACTCAAGATGCATTTGATTTTTTAGATGTAATAGCGCTTGTTAATAAACGCGGTAAGTTTATGCAAGAAGACTGCTCTAAAATAGAAGCTGGTATGATGGTGATTTTAGGGCTTGAAGATAAAGTGGTAGAAGAACTTTGTCAAAAGGCATTAAGCGAAGAAAAAAGCATTTTTGCTGCTAATTATAATTGTGATGGGCAAATTGTAGTAGCAGGTTTAAAACCTGATTTAGCTTCTTATGAGAGTGAGTTTAAAAATGCAGGAGCTAAAAGAGCCATGCTTTTGAATATGAGTGTTGCAAGCCATTGTCCATTATTAAAAAATGCATCTTTGAAACTTACAAAAGAATTAGAACCTGTTTTAAAAGAGAGTTTTAAAAGCGTAGTATCAAATGTTAATGCAAAAGTGTATAATGATAAAAATCAAGCTCTAACGCTTTTAAGTGAGCAACTCATCAAGCCTGTTCTTTATAAACAAAGCATTAAGGCAATAGATAAAGAAGTAGATTTTTATATAGAATTTGGTGCAAGTGTGTTAAAGGGCTTAAATAAAAAAATCACTCAAAAAGAAACTTATGCCTTAAGTAAAATAGAAGATATTGATGAAATTTTAAAGGTAATTAAATGA
- a CDS encoding ExbD/TolR family protein: MFLEEKPELNITPLVDIMLVLLAILMVTAPSITYEEKVQLPQGSQKTSSAPNIKSLIVTINAKKEIFIGKDKFDFISFADNMNALKLQYNTQETVFIRADKNLKYDDVMSVLRTMKHLGFQKVALQTE; encoded by the coding sequence ATGTTTTTAGAAGAAAAACCCGAATTAAATATTACACCTTTGGTAGATATTATGCTTGTGTTGCTTGCTATTTTAATGGTAACAGCACCAAGTATCACATATGAAGAAAAAGTTCAACTTCCTCAAGGTTCGCAAAAAACTTCAAGTGCTCCAAATATTAAAAGTTTAATTGTAACAATTAATGCAAAAAAAGAAATTTTTATAGGAAAAGATAAATTTGATTTTATAAGTTTTGCGGATAATATGAATGCTTTAAAACTTCAGTATAACACACAAGAGACAGTTTTCATAAGAGCAGATAAGAATCTAAAATATGATGATGTAATGAGTGTTTTAAGAACAATGAAACATTTAGGTTTCCAAAAAGTTGCTTTGCAAACTGAGTAA
- the pal gene encoding peptidoglycan-associated lipoprotein Pal: MKKIIFASITAFAVIVSGCATKNTSVSSSSSVDGSKGSGGSDRFENLESLNSVANVYFDFDKFNVRSDMQKVIANNAKIFNKEVANAAIVVEGNCDEWGTDEYNQALGLKRAKAVKESLVAQGVNADRISVKSYGETNPVCTERTKACDAQNRRAEFKIAK; the protein is encoded by the coding sequence ATGAAAAAAATCATTTTTGCTTCAATTACTGCATTTGCTGTTATTGTAAGTGGATGTGCTACAAAAAATACTAGTGTAAGTAGCTCAAGTAGTGTAGATGGTTCAAAAGGTAGTGGTGGTTCAGATAGATTTGAAAATCTTGAATCTTTAAATTCTGTTGCAAATGTATATTTTGATTTTGATAAATTTAATGTTAGATCGGATATGCAAAAAGTTATTGCAAATAATGCTAAGATTTTCAACAAAGAAGTTGCTAATGCTGCAATCGTAGTTGAAGGAAACTGCGATGAGTGGGGAACTGATGAGTATAATCAAGCTTTAGGTTTAAAAAGAGCTAAAGCAGTAAAAGAATCTTTAGTAGCTCAAGGTGTTAATGCTGATAGAATTAGTGTAAAAAGCTATGGAGAGACTAATCCTGTATGTACTGAAAGAACAAAAGCATGCGATGCTCAAAATCGTCGTGCAGAATTTAAAATTGCAAAATAA
- a CDS encoding ATP-binding protein — protein sequence MINLSKKLIREVAKANAKFSLIGDNDKVLLGLSGGKDSLALAHLLKRMQAHAPFKFELKAVTLSYGMGEDYTKLHNHCKEHGIDHEVIDSNIYEISGDTIRKNSSFCSYFSRMRRGALYTYALENGFNKLAIAHHLDDAVESFFMNFIYNGALRSLAPKYKSKRGVEVIRPLIFVRERQLRENAINNELEVIGNEFCPGMKLSEKNVKFPHAREEAKQLLANLEKENPKLFTSLKTAFENIHTDSFFMVKDND from the coding sequence ATGATAAATCTTAGTAAAAAACTAATTAGAGAAGTTGCAAAAGCAAATGCTAAATTTTCCCTAATAGGGGATAATGATAAGGTTTTATTGGGACTTAGTGGCGGGAAAGATTCTCTAGCTTTAGCACATCTTTTAAAACGTATGCAAGCGCATGCGCCTTTTAAATTTGAACTTAAGGCAGTAACTTTAAGTTATGGTATGGGTGAGGATTATACTAAGCTTCATAATCACTGCAAAGAGCATGGTATTGATCATGAAGTAATTGATTCTAATATTTATGAAATTTCAGGCGATACTATTAGAAAAAATTCAAGCTTTTGTAGCTATTTTTCAAGAATGAGGCGCGGAGCTTTATACACTTACGCCTTAGAAAATGGTTTTAATAAATTAGCCATAGCTCATCATTTAGATGATGCAGTGGAAAGTTTTTTTATGAATTTTATTTACAATGGTGCTCTTAGAAGTCTAGCTCCAAAATATAAAAGCAAAAGAGGTGTAGAGGTTATTCGTCCTTTGATTTTTGTAAGAGAAAGACAATTAAGAGAAAATGCTATTAATAATGAATTAGAAGTTATTGGTAATGAATTTTGTCCTGGTATGAAATTAAGTGAAAAAAATGTAAAATTTCCTCACGCTAGAGAAGAAGCTAAACAGCTTTTAGCAAATTTAGAAAAAGAAAATCCAAAATTATTTACAAGCTTAAAAACTGCATTTGAAAATATCCACACGGATAGTTTTTTCATGGTTAAGGATAATGACTAA
- a CDS encoding cysteine hydrolase family protein: MTKLLVVVDYQNDFIDGSLGFEKATKIKDNILALLKNHQGDIVFTFDTHDKNYLKTQEGKNLPIYHCIRDTLGWQMPSDFDMYLKNAKKIFYKNAFGSLELANFLKQNYYESIEFCGLVSHICVFSNIILAQSASINSKIILHKNATASFSKSLENSAYEILQAYGVELL; the protein is encoded by the coding sequence ATGACTAAACTTTTAGTTGTTGTTGATTATCAAAATGATTTTATCGATGGTAGCTTAGGTTTTGAAAAAGCTACCAAGATAAAAGATAATATTCTTGCTCTTTTGAAAAATCATCAAGGTGATATTGTTTTTACTTTTGATACGCATGATAAGAATTATTTAAAAACTCAAGAAGGAAAAAATTTACCTATTTATCATTGCATTAGAGATACTTTAGGTTGGCAAATGCCAAGTGATTTTGATATGTATTTAAAAAATGCAAAAAAAATCTTTTATAAGAATGCTTTTGGTAGCTTAGAATTGGCTAATTTTTTAAAACAAAATTATTATGAAAGTATAGAATTTTGTGGTTTGGTTTCACATATTTGTGTATTTAGTAATATTATTTTAGCTCAAAGCGCTAGTATCAACTCAAAAATTATATTGCATAAAAATGCAACAGCAAGCTTTAGCAAGTCTTTAGAAAATAGTGCTTATGAAATTTTGCAAGCTTATGGTGTAGAACTTTTATAA
- the atpD gene encoding F0F1 ATP synthase subunit beta yields MQGFISQVLGPVVDVEFKEYLPQINEAIIVNYELEGKECKLVLEVAAHLGDNKVRTIAMDMTDGLVRGLAVEATGNPISVPVGEKVLGRIFNVTGDLIDEGEEINFDKHWSIHRDPPPFEEQSTKSEIFETGIKVVDLLAPYAKGGKVGLFGGAGVGKTVIIMELIHNVAFKHSGYSVFAGVGERTREGNDLYNEMKESNVLDKVALCYGQMNEPPGARNRIALTGLTMAEYFRDEMGLDVLMFIDNIFRFSQSGSEMSALLGRIPSAVGYQPTLASEMGKFQERITSTKKGSITSVQAVYVPADDLTDPAPATVFAHLDATTVLNRSIAEKGIYPAVDPLDSTSRMLDPQIIGEEHYKVARGVQSVLQKYKDLQDIIAILGMDELSEEDKLIVERARKIEKFLSQPFFVAEVFTGSPGKYISLEDTIAGFKGILEGKYDHLPENAFYMVGGIDEVIEKAEKLKA; encoded by the coding sequence ATGCAAGGTTTTATTTCTCAAGTTTTAGGACCAGTGGTTGATGTTGAATTTAAAGAATATCTTCCACAAATTAATGAAGCTATTATTGTTAATTATGAATTAGAAGGAAAAGAATGTAAGCTAGTTCTTGAAGTAGCTGCACATTTAGGTGATAATAAAGTAAGAACTATTGCTATGGATATGACTGATGGTCTTGTTAGAGGTTTAGCAGTAGAAGCAACTGGTAACCCAATCAGTGTTCCAGTGGGTGAAAAAGTTCTTGGAAGAATTTTTAATGTAACGGGTGATTTAATTGATGAGGGCGAAGAGATTAATTTTGATAAACATTGGTCAATTCACAGAGATCCTCCTCCATTTGAAGAGCAAAGCACAAAAAGCGAAATTTTTGAAACAGGTATTAAGGTAGTTGATTTGCTAGCTCCTTATGCTAAAGGTGGTAAAGTTGGTCTTTTTGGTGGTGCCGGTGTTGGTAAAACCGTTATTATTATGGAATTAATTCACAATGTTGCATTTAAACATAGTGGATATTCAGTTTTTGCAGGTGTTGGTGAAAGAACACGTGAAGGTAATGACCTTTATAATGAAATGAAGGAAAGTAACGTATTAGATAAAGTTGCACTGTGCTATGGTCAAATGAATGAACCACCAGGCGCAAGAAATCGTATTGCTCTAACAGGTCTTACTATGGCTGAGTATTTTAGAGATGAAATGGGACTTGATGTATTGATGTTTATTGATAATATCTTTAGATTTTCTCAATCAGGTTCAGAAATGTCAGCGCTTTTAGGAAGAATTCCTTCAGCTGTTGGTTATCAACCAACTCTAGCTAGTGAAATGGGTAAATTCCAAGAAAGAATTACATCAACCAAAAAAGGCTCTATTACTTCAGTTCAAGCAGTTTATGTACCAGCAGATGACTTAACAGACCCTGCTCCTGCAACTGTTTTTGCACACTTAGATGCAACTACGGTTTTAAATAGATCGATTGCTGAAAAAGGTATTTATCCAGCTGTTGATCCACTCGATTCTACTTCAAGAATGCTTGATCCACAAATTATAGGTGAAGAGCATTATAAAGTAGCGCGTGGAGTACAATCAGTGCTTCAAAAATATAAAGATTTGCAAGATATTATTGCTATTTTAGGTATGGATGAGTTAAGTGAAGAAGATAAATTAATTGTTGAAAGAGCAAGAAAAATTGAAAAATTCCTATCTCAACCATTCTTCGTTGCAGAAGTATTTACAGGAAGTCCTGGTAAATACATTAGTTTAGAAGATACGATAGCAGGCTTTAAAGGTATTTTAGAAGGAAAATACGACCATTTACCAGAAAATGCTTTCTATATGGTAGGTGGAATTGATGAAGTTATTGAAAAAGCAGAAAAACTTAAGGCTTAA
- a CDS encoding FKBP-type peptidyl-prolyl cis-trans isomerase, whose translation MAIEKNSVVSMFYELKDANTNEVLESNIYAEPISFILGKGQILEGLEEEIQKLNAPCNADIVIKKENALGEYDANALQTLPKEQFAGIDLQVGMELFGEGEDGNTVRVIVREITENEVTIDYNHAYAGKDLLFSINIVDVRAASEDEILTGIIAGSRSCGCGGGGHHHDHHHGHGGGGCCGGHGHGGGGCCGGH comes from the coding sequence ATGGCTATAGAAAAAAATAGTGTAGTTTCAATGTTTTATGAGTTAAAAGATGCAAATACTAATGAAGTTTTAGAATCAAATATTTATGCTGAACCTATTTCTTTTATTTTGGGTAAAGGTCAAATTTTAGAAGGATTAGAAGAAGAAATTCAAAAACTTAATGCCCCATGTAATGCTGATATTGTGATAAAAAAAGAAAATGCTTTGGGTGAATATGATGCAAATGCATTACAAACTTTACCAAAAGAGCAGTTTGCAGGGATTGATTTGCAAGTTGGTATGGAGCTTTTTGGCGAAGGTGAAGATGGTAATACAGTAAGAGTAATTGTTAGAGAAATTACTGAAAATGAAGTTACTATTGATTATAATCATGCTTATGCAGGAAAAGACTTGTTATTTTCAATCAATATCGTAGATGTTAGAGCTGCAAGTGAAGATGAAATTTTAACAGGAATTATCGCAGGTAGTAGAAGTTGTGGATGTGGTGGTGGAGGACATCACCATGATCATCATCACGGACATGGCGGTGGCGGATGTTGCGGAGGCCATGGGCATGGCGGTGGCGGCTGCTGCGGTGGTCATTAA
- a CDS encoding 5'-methylthioadenosine/adenosylhomocysteine nucleosidase: protein MKIAILGAMPEEVTPLLETLKEYQTVEYANNTYYLAKYKNHELIIAYSKIGKVNSTLSAAIMIEKFKAELLLFTGVAGAFNPSLEIGDLIYATKLAQYDLDITAFGHPLGYVPGNEIFIKTDDKLNNIAIEVAKELGVKLQSGIIATGDEFICDESKKAKIREIFNADACEMEGASVALVCDALKIPCLILRSMSDKAGEKAEFDFDEFVEKSAKISANFVLKICEKL from the coding sequence ATGAAAATAGCTATTTTAGGTGCTATGCCTGAAGAGGTCACTCCTTTACTAGAAACATTAAAAGAGTATCAAACAGTAGAATATGCAAACAATACTTATTATCTTGCAAAATATAAAAATCATGAATTAATTATCGCTTATTCTAAGATAGGGAAAGTAAATTCCACTCTTAGTGCGGCTATTATGATAGAAAAATTTAAAGCTGAGCTTTTGCTCTTTACAGGTGTAGCAGGCGCTTTTAATCCTAGTTTAGAAATAGGAGATTTAATTTATGCAACAAAATTAGCTCAATATGATTTAGATATCACAGCTTTTGGTCATCCACTTGGTTATGTTCCAGGCAATGAAATTTTTATAAAAACAGATGATAAGCTAAATAATATTGCTATAGAGGTTGCTAAAGAACTTGGTGTTAAATTACAATCAGGTATTATAGCTACAGGTGATGAGTTTATTTGCGATGAGAGTAAAAAAGCAAAAATTAGAGAAATTTTTAATGCAGATGCTTGTGAAATGGAAGGGGCTAGTGTAGCTTTGGTGTGTGATGCTTTAAAAATTCCATGTTTGATTTTAAGATCAATGAGTGATAAAGCAGGCGAAAAGGCTGAATTTGACTTTGATGAGTTTGTAGAAAAATCCGCTAAAATTTCAGCTAATTTTGTTTTAAAAATTTGTGAGAAATTATGA
- a CDS encoding Tol-Pal system protein YbgF gives MKLNLLSVALLGATFLHAEISAFDAGKVDTKTPYGLTQNEKLQYENQERLKALNEYYTNLTSKINTAVENIEGLQSVTEGLNAQYSKANTKLLSLEENYQNFDANITQEIQNLRAYIEENRQIQEKNHQEIQKVLGEITTLINKINDDYISKEDMNQTITFFQSEIARVQNQTKITPVVPVVSDDNKTQEIIQDTNKTQDEVIEVKDDSWKKLQSSEILKKAIDETNKNQFEEAREKFEYLISIHYKPARSTFWLGEIRYKQQDYAGALGFYKKSSAISTKGDYVPKLLYHTAISLDKVGDPKSANKFYKALKTAYPDSPEAKVSPDRK, from the coding sequence ATGAAATTAAACTTATTATCAGTAGCTCTTTTAGGAGCTACTTTTTTACATGCTGAAATTTCAGCATTTGATGCAGGAAAAGTAGATACAAAAACACCTTATGGTTTAACTCAAAATGAAAAATTGCAATATGAAAATCAAGAACGCTTAAAAGCTTTAAATGAATATTATACAAATTTAACAAGCAAAATAAATACAGCAGTGGAAAACATAGAGGGTTTGCAAAGTGTCACTGAGGGATTAAATGCTCAGTATTCAAAAGCTAATACAAAATTGCTTTCATTAGAAGAAAACTATCAAAATTTTGATGCAAATATTACCCAAGAAATTCAAAATTTAAGAGCTTATATTGAAGAAAATAGACAAATTCAGGAAAAAAATCACCAAGAAATTCAAAAAGTTTTAGGTGAAATTACAACTTTAATCAATAAGATTAATGATGATTATATTTCCAAAGAAGATATGAATCAAACTATAACTTTTTTTCAATCTGAAATAGCTAGGGTGCAAAATCAAACAAAAATTACTCCAGTTGTTCCTGTTGTAAGTGATGATAATAAAACCCAAGAAATCATTCAAGATACAAATAAAACTCAAGATGAAGTGATTGAAGTAAAAGACGATAGTTGGAAAAAATTACAATCTAGTGAAATTTTGAAAAAAGCGATAGATGAAACTAATAAAAATCAATTTGAAGAAGCAAGAGAAAAATTTGAATATCTAATAAGTATTCACTATAAACCTGCTAGGTCTACTTTTTGGCTTGGAGAGATAAGATATAAACAGCAAGATTATGCAGGTGCTTTGGGATTTTATAAAAAAAGTTCTGCTATAAGCACTAAAGGTGATTATGTGCCAAAATTGCTTTATCACACGGCTATTAGCTTGGATAAAGTTGGAGATCCAAAAAGTGCTAATAAATTTTATAAGGCTTTAAAGACAGCTTATCCTGATAGTCCTGAAGCAAAAGTTTCACCAGATAGAAAATAA
- a CDS encoding tRNA dihydrouridine synthase: MIDFSKKPLFLAPMAGFSDLPLRNLVKQFGADVTISEMISSNALVYESSKTLKMLEKAELESPYIVQIAGSDESVIQKAVEILNRFDFIDGIDFNCGCPVNKVIKQCAGSALLQDLDKLQRILELIKKTSNKKLTSVKVRLGFDKKDPIAIAKACENAGVDFISMHGRTRKQMYSGNADYEAIALAKENIKIPLVANGDISAENAKEVFEITNCDALMIGRASIGKPWIFHEIKTGKKIEKAMKNKIIFAHFEEMLKHYKEQGISIFRKHLHEYSKGYEDASNFRDCVNRINDADIMRKYIQEFFNKE; the protein is encoded by the coding sequence ATGATAGATTTTAGCAAAAAACCTTTATTTTTAGCCCCTATGGCAGGTTTTTCAGACTTGCCTTTAAGAAATTTAGTTAAGCAATTTGGGGCTGATGTAACCATTAGTGAAATGATAAGTTCTAATGCCTTAGTGTATGAGAGCTCAAAAACTCTTAAAATGTTAGAAAAAGCTGAACTTGAAAGCCCTTACATAGTTCAAATTGCAGGCTCAGATGAAAGCGTAATTCAAAAAGCAGTAGAAATACTAAATCGTTTTGATTTTATAGATGGGATTGATTTTAATTGTGGTTGTCCTGTAAATAAAGTTATAAAACAATGTGCAGGTAGTGCTCTTTTGCAAGATCTTGATAAATTACAAAGAATTTTAGAACTTATTAAAAAAACAAGTAATAAAAAATTAACTAGTGTCAAAGTAAGATTAGGATTTGATAAAAAAGATCCCATTGCTATTGCTAAAGCGTGTGAAAATGCTGGAGTAGATTTTATCAGTATGCATGGTCGCACTAGAAAACAAATGTATAGTGGAAATGCTGATTATGAAGCCATAGCTTTAGCCAAAGAAAATATCAAAATTCCTTTAGTAGCAAATGGTGATATTAGTGCAGAAAATGCTAAAGAAGTATTTGAAATTACAAACTGCGATGCTTTAATGATAGGGCGTGCAAGCATAGGAAAACCTTGGATATTTCATGAGATAAAAACTGGTAAAAAAATCGAAAAGGCTATGAAAAATAAAATTATATTCGCGCATTTTGAAGAAATGTTAAAGCATTATAAAGAACAAGGCATAAGCATATTTAGAAAGCACTTGCATGAATATTCTAAAGGTTATGAAGATGCTTCTAATTTTAGAGATTGTGTTAATCGTATTAATGATGCAGATATTATGCGAAAATATATTCAAGAATTTTTCAATAAGGAATGA